Proteins encoded by one window of Salinigranum rubrum:
- a CDS encoding DUF7529 family protein translates to MSRDKINRMNKALLHWNEITDEIAQLREEYESSGWNTVVLHPGDVTAGTVSDDSPGFRLVVPSSELEALEDLVGETEASFDEFEVYHAPTDDLTFYVVVLQAASFRRAVFLPVFYDPTRDSEITEAVNNCSHILIETTTIDENRTYRFTIEDTDVFNR, encoded by the coding sequence ATGAGCCGTGACAAGATCAACCGGATGAACAAAGCCCTCCTCCACTGGAATGAGATTACAGACGAGATAGCGCAATTACGAGAGGAGTATGAATCGTCGGGCTGGAATACCGTGGTACTCCATCCGGGGGACGTGACAGCCGGGACCGTGAGTGACGATAGCCCCGGGTTCCGACTCGTGGTACCTTCCTCCGAGTTGGAGGCGCTTGAGGACCTCGTCGGGGAGACGGAAGCGTCGTTCGACGAGTTTGAGGTGTACCACGCGCCGACCGACGACCTGACTTTCTACGTCGTGGTCTTGCAGGCGGCGTCGTTCCGACGCGCTGTCTTCCTCCCCGTCTTCTACGACCCAACGAGAGACTCAGAAATAACCGAAGCAGTGAATAATTGTTCTCATATTTTGATCGAAACTACAACAATTGATGAGAATAGAACGTATAGATTCACAATCGAAGATACAGATGTATTTAATCGCTGA
- a CDS encoding ABC transporter substrate-binding protein translates to MPSYDKDRRKFLKLLGAGAASISVAGCSGNDESGQGGSSGDGSSGDGASGDGSSGDGSSSDSEDDDSSSGGNDFHFIAGQVFGTLDPAAQVDYTQGLAAQNLYDEFITVDPDSLQPVAHIADSWDTEDDGQTWVFTLRDDVTFTDGQPLTAEDVVYSMRRMLNLEAGYSSFWLAYLNPDDVVARDEQTVEFGFKQAYGPALATFVQFYIVNSAVVQENEQDGDYGQSYLQQNSAGSGAYVLESWEQGNSIETSAYEDYWKGWEDNSFDTFRSTVITEQSTIINTMRQGNGDMTDQYMGTQAYEEMASMDNIRVPEVPQLQLFHLPLNCQKAPTDDINVRKAIAYAFDYESAVQSIIGGGAVAAGPVPREMAGHNDDLSPMSQDLDRAKEFLDRSDYTVDEINEIGLEHVVVAGTELQRQIGLLNQAGLNELGIELEINPQQWATLTDRATNADSTAHVTNIFHTAKMPSPDSHTYLMYHPSSFGSYISQSWYTTDEITAVLEEARQTTDLQERLNKYAEAQGLIVEGMPSVYVANPPYRIGINENVGGWSYQGVMSFDWDVHSMTRTGDGRA, encoded by the coding sequence ATGCCATCATATGACAAAGACCGTCGAAAGTTCCTAAAGCTGCTGGGGGCTGGTGCTGCCTCGATTTCCGTCGCAGGATGCTCTGGCAACGACGAATCGGGCCAGGGTGGATCGTCGGGAGATGGGTCGTCGGGGGACGGCGCATCAGGGGACGGTTCGTCGGGTGACGGCTCTTCGAGTGACTCCGAAGACGACGACAGTTCGAGCGGTGGGAACGACTTCCACTTCATCGCGGGTCAGGTGTTCGGGACCCTCGACCCGGCCGCACAGGTCGACTACACCCAGGGGCTCGCCGCACAGAACCTGTACGACGAGTTCATCACCGTCGATCCTGATTCGCTGCAACCGGTCGCCCACATCGCAGACAGCTGGGACACCGAGGACGACGGTCAAACGTGGGTGTTCACCCTCCGTGACGATGTGACGTTCACCGACGGACAGCCACTGACCGCAGAGGACGTCGTCTACTCGATGCGCCGGATGCTGAACCTCGAAGCAGGCTACTCGTCGTTCTGGCTCGCGTACCTCAACCCCGATGACGTCGTCGCCCGTGACGAACAGACCGTCGAGTTCGGGTTCAAGCAAGCATACGGGCCGGCACTGGCGACGTTCGTACAGTTCTACATCGTCAACAGCGCCGTCGTACAGGAGAACGAACAAGATGGCGACTACGGACAGAGTTACCTGCAACAGAACTCGGCCGGCTCCGGAGCGTACGTCTTGGAGAGCTGGGAGCAGGGCAACTCGATCGAGACGTCGGCGTACGAGGACTACTGGAAGGGCTGGGAGGACAACAGCTTCGACACATTCCGGTCAACGGTCATCACCGAGCAATCGACGATCATCAACACGATGCGTCAAGGCAACGGTGACATGACCGACCAGTATATGGGAACGCAGGCCTACGAGGAGATGGCGTCGATGGACAACATCCGTGTCCCCGAAGTCCCGCAACTCCAGTTGTTCCACCTCCCCCTGAACTGCCAGAAGGCACCGACAGACGATATCAACGTTCGGAAAGCGATCGCCTACGCGTTCGACTACGAGAGCGCGGTCCAGAGCATCATCGGTGGCGGCGCCGTCGCGGCCGGGCCGGTGCCCCGCGAGATGGCCGGCCACAACGACGACCTGTCTCCGATGTCTCAGGACCTCGACCGGGCGAAGGAGTTCTTGGATAGGTCCGATTACACGGTTGATGAGATCAACGAAATCGGCCTCGAGCACGTTGTCGTTGCCGGCACCGAACTCCAGCGACAGATTGGTCTGCTCAATCAGGCGGGCCTGAACGAACTGGGAATCGAACTCGAAATCAACCCACAACAGTGGGCCACGCTCACCGACCGGGCGACGAACGCGGATTCGACCGCCCACGTGACCAACATCTTCCACACGGCGAAGATGCCCTCGCCGGACAGCCACACCTACCTCATGTACCACCCGTCGTCGTTCGGGTCGTACATCTCACAGTCGTGGTACACGACCGACGAGATTACGGCCGTCCTCGAGGAGGCCCGGCAAACAACCGACCTCCAAGAGCGCCTCAACAAGTACGCGGAAGCACAGGGCCTGATCGTCGAGGGGATGCCCAGCGTCTACGTCGCCAATCCCCCCTACCGAATCGGAATCAACGAGAACGTCGGCGGCTGGAGTTACCAGGGGGTCATGTCCTTCGACTGGGACGTCCATTCGATGACCCGGACGGGTGACGGAAGGGCATAA
- a CDS encoding ABC transporter permease, with translation MATETESTDGVFGSDDIARQERIEQLRRSFLSFTENKLSVVGLAMIVALVLAAIFAPVIAPYPEDAGAGVNFDRASQPPSFDHPMGTDTTGRDIFSRVLFGARLSLLMGVIVLSIAISIGVTLGLVAGYLGGTTNVVIMRTTDIFLAIPPTLLAMAVVAATGASLFNVMVAIAFSWWSWYARLVQGEVLSIKEDEFVESSRALGSGWFRTTFKEILPNVVSPITVKATLDMGFVILVGAGLSFLGLGAQPPTPTWGAMIAQGRNYVTSYWWIAVFPGLAISFAVLGFNFIGDGLRDILDVEVN, from the coding sequence ATGGCCACCGAAACAGAATCCACTGACGGGGTCTTCGGCTCGGACGATATCGCCCGTCAAGAGCGGATCGAACAGTTGCGCCGGAGCTTTCTGAGCTTCACCGAGAACAAGCTCTCGGTCGTCGGGCTGGCCATGATCGTGGCGCTCGTGCTAGCGGCCATCTTCGCACCCGTCATCGCACCATACCCGGAGGACGCTGGAGCTGGCGTCAACTTCGATCGGGCTAGTCAGCCACCGAGCTTCGACCACCCGATGGGGACCGACACTACCGGCCGTGATATCTTCAGTCGCGTCCTCTTCGGTGCGCGTCTCTCGTTGCTGATGGGCGTCATCGTCCTCTCGATCGCCATCTCTATCGGCGTGACCCTCGGGCTTGTCGCGGGCTACCTCGGCGGCACGACGAACGTCGTCATCATGCGAACGACCGACATCTTCCTCGCGATTCCACCGACACTGCTCGCGATGGCGGTCGTGGCCGCGACGGGGGCGTCACTGTTCAACGTGATGGTCGCGATTGCCTTCTCGTGGTGGTCGTGGTATGCCCGACTCGTCCAAGGGGAGGTTCTCTCGATCAAAGAAGACGAGTTCGTTGAGTCGAGTCGAGCTCTCGGGTCCGGGTGGTTCCGGACGACGTTCAAGGAAATCCTCCCGAACGTTGTGAGTCCGATCACGGTCAAGGCAACCCTCGACATGGGGTTCGTCATCCTCGTCGGTGCCGGGTTGTCTTTCCTCGGACTCGGGGCACAGCCCCCGACACCGACGTGGGGAGCCATGATTGCTCAGGGACGCAACTACGTCACGAGTTACTGGTGGATCGCGGTCTTCCCCGGGCTGGCGATCTCCTTCGCCGTTCTCGGGTTCAACTTCATCGGTGACGGCCTCCGTGACATCCTCGACGTCGAGGTGAACTGA
- a CDS encoding ABC transporter permease → MSYVDYLIQRALQSVPVILGLSVLIFGISRVIPGDPVRLALGPEASDSQVAALRAEMGLDQPLPVQYFDWLVGVVQGDWGMSLRTNNNVFSDIVGRLPATFELTTVTLVFAVLLAIPFGVVAGTNKDRWQDHVSRVTALFGVSMPRFWVAIVLQIIFVVSLGLLPLSGRLSDGVTPPPSVTHLYLVDSLIAGQFGTFIDAATHLVLPAFALGLATLAQVMRLIRSDMIDEQRKDYVLAARAYGLPNNLIEYKYMLRNAFTSSLTVIGLAFGFLLGNAFLVEIVFAWPGMARYGVQAILYQDFNAIVGVTIVVGIGFVTANFIVDLLYGYLDPRVRLEDG, encoded by the coding sequence ATGTCATACGTAGACTATCTCATCCAACGAGCACTCCAGTCAGTTCCCGTGATTCTGGGGCTGTCGGTGCTCATATTCGGGATTTCTCGGGTGATACCGGGAGATCCTGTACGGTTAGCACTCGGCCCCGAGGCATCCGACAGCCAAGTGGCGGCCCTGCGGGCTGAGATGGGTTTAGATCAGCCGCTACCGGTCCAGTACTTCGACTGGCTCGTCGGCGTCGTCCAGGGAGACTGGGGGATGTCGCTGCGGACGAACAATAACGTGTTCAGCGACATCGTCGGGCGACTCCCGGCGACGTTCGAACTGACGACCGTCACGCTGGTGTTCGCGGTGTTGCTCGCGATACCCTTCGGTGTTGTTGCGGGCACCAATAAGGACCGCTGGCAGGACCACGTTTCCCGGGTTACGGCACTGTTCGGCGTGTCGATGCCCCGGTTCTGGGTGGCGATCGTCTTGCAGATCATCTTCGTGGTCTCACTCGGGCTGCTCCCGCTGTCCGGGCGTCTGAGCGACGGGGTGACACCCCCACCGAGCGTGACGCACCTCTATCTGGTCGACAGTCTCATCGCCGGTCAGTTCGGGACGTTCATCGACGCGGCCACACACCTGGTTCTACCAGCGTTCGCCCTCGGGCTCGCGACGCTCGCCCAGGTCATGCGTCTGATCCGATCGGACATGATCGACGAGCAACGGAAGGACTACGTGCTGGCCGCTCGAGCCTACGGCCTCCCGAACAACCTGATCGAGTACAAGTACATGCTCAGGAACGCGTTCACCAGCTCACTGACGGTGATCGGACTCGCCTTTGGATTCCTGCTCGGCAACGCGTTCCTCGTGGAGATCGTCTTCGCGTGGCCGGGGATGGCTCGCTACGGCGTCCAAGCGATCCTCTATCAGGACTTTAACGCAATCGTCGGCGTCACCATCGTCGTCGGTATCGGCTTCGTGACTGCCAACTTCATCGTCGACCTGCTGTACGGTTACCTCGATCCTCGGGTCAGATTGGAGGACGGATAG